tttccgattggtctcaaaatgcaatatgcataactaggcactgaggggaacctgcatatgaaatttcagaaagatcccttcattactttcacagaaatagcgataacaaactttaattgtcagaatccaagatggctgcctgtcggccatgttgttttctaattagtctcaaaatgcaatatgcataaccaggaacaaagaggaacctacatatgaaatttgagaaagatcccttcagtactttcacagaaatagcgataacaaacttcaattgtcaaaatccaagatggctgcctgtcggccattttgttttccgattgttcccaaaatgcaatatgcataactaggcaccaaagggaacctatatatgaaatttgagaaagatcccttcagtacttcctcagaaatagcgataacaaactcaaattgtcaaaatccaagatggctgcctgtcggccatgttgttttccgattggtcccaaaatgcaatatgcataactaggcaccaaagggaacctacatatgaaatttgagaaagatcccttcagtacttcctcagaaatagcgataacaaactccagttgtcaaaatccaagatggctgcctgtcggccatgttgttttctgatcggtcccaaaatgcaatatgcataactaggcaccaaggggaacctacatatgaaatttgagaaagatctcttcaatactttctcagaaatagagataacaaacttcaattgtcaaaatccaagatggctgcctgtcggccatgttgttttccgatcggtcccaaaatgcaatatgcacaactaagcaccaaggggaacctacatatgaaatttgagaaagatcccatcagtactttctcagaaatagcgataacaagaattgtttacggacggagggacggacggacggacggacggacggacggacggacggacggacggacggacgacggaccacggacgcagggcgatttgaatagcccaccatctgatgatggtgggctaaaaaaccTCAATGCTACGATATCTGCTTTAACAGTGTATAAATTAAATCCAACACAGATTTAAGGATATTTTTCTCTACAGACTGATTGATCTGGGGCTGCCTTCTCTCTTCTGACTGGAAGACCTTCGGCTGCCTTCTCTCTTCTGACTGGAAGACCTTCGGCTGCCTTCTCTCTTCTGACTGGAAGACCTTCGGCTGCCTTCTCTCTTCTGACTGGAAGACCTTTGGCTGCCTTCTCTCTTCTGACTGGAAGACCTTCGGTTGCCTTCTCTAAAGACTGATTGATCTGGGGCTGCCTTCTCTCTTCTGACTGGAAGACCTTCGGCTGCCTTCTCTCTTCTGACTGGAAGACCTTCGGTTGCCTTCTCTAAAGACTGATTGATCTTGGGCTGCTTTCTACCTACAGACTGATGAACCTTGGCCCTACATCTCTACAGACTGATTAACATTGGCCCTACGTCTCTACAGACTGATGAACCTTGGCCCTACATCTCTACAGACTGATTAACCTTGGCCCTACATCTCCACAGACTGACGAACCTTGGCCCTACATCTGCACAGACTGATGAACCTTGGCCCTACAACTCTACAGACTGATGAACCTTGGCCCTACGTCTCTACAGACTGATGAACCTTGGCCCTACATCTCCACAGACTGATGAACCTTGGCCCTACATCTCCACAGCTTGATGAACCTTGGCCCTACATCTCTACAGACTGATGAACCTTGGCCCTACATCTCTACAGACTGATGAACCTTGGGTTGCCTTTTCCCAACAGACTGATGAACCTTGGCCCTACGTGTCTACAGACTGATGAACCTTGGCCCTACATCTCCACAGACTGATGAACCTTGGCCCTACGTGTCTACAGACTGATGAACCTTGGGTTGCCTTTTCCCAACAGACTGATGAACCTTGGCCCTACGTGTCTACAGACTGATGAACCTTGGCCCTACATCTCTACAGACTAATGAACCTTGGCCCTACGTCTCTACAGACTGATGAACCTTGGCCCTACGTCTCTACAGACTGATGAACCTTGGCCCTACGTGTCTACAGACTGATGAACCTTGGCCCTACGTCTCTACAGACTGATGAACCTTGGCCCTACATCTCCACAGACTGATGAACCTTGGGTTGCCGTTTCCCAACAGACTGATGAACCTTGGCCCTACATCTCCACAGACTGATGAACCTTGGCCCTACATCTCTACAGACTAATGAACCTTGGCCCTACGTCTCTACAGACTGATGAACCTTGGCCCTACGTCTCTACAGACTGATGAACCTTGGCCCTACGTGTCTACAGACTGATGAACCTTGGCCCTACGTCTCTACAGACTGATGAACCTTGGCCCTACATCTCCACAGACTGATGAACCTTGGGTTGCCGTTTCCCAACAGACTGATGAACCTTGGCCCTACATCTCCACAGACTGATGAACCTTGGCCCTACATCTCTACAGACTGATGAACCTTGGCCCTACATCTCTACAGACTGATGAACCTTGGCCCTACATCTCTACAGACTGATGAACCTTGGGTTGCCTTTTCCCAACAGACTGATGAACCTTGGCCCTACGTCTCTACAGACTGATGAACCTTGGCCCTACGTCTCTACAGACTGATGAACCTTGGCCCTACATCTCTACAGACTGATGAACCTTGGCCCTACGTCTCTACAGACTGATGAACCTTGGCCCTACATCTCCACAGACTGATGAACCTTGGCCCTACATCTCTACAGACTGATGAACCTTGGGTTGCCTTTTCCCAACAGACTGATGAACCTTGGGCTGCCTTCTCTCTATAGACCGTGGCCCTACATCTCAACAGAATGAAGGATCTTGGCCTGCCGTCTTTATAGAAAAAAGGACCATGACCCACAGTACCTCTCTATACAGACAGAAGGACCATGACCCACCGTACCTCTCTGTACAGACAGAAGGACCATGACCCACCGTGCCTCTCTATACAGACAGAAGGACCATGATCCATCGTACCTCTCTACAGACAGAAGGACCATGATCCACCGTACCTCTCTTTACAGACAGAAGGACCATGACCCACCGTGCCTCTCTATACAGACAGAAGGACCATGACCCACCGTACGTACCTCTCTACAGACAGAAGTACCATGATCCATCGTACCTCTCTACAGACAGAAGGACCATGACCCACTGTACCTCTCTCCACAGACAGAAGGACCATGACCCACCGTACCTCTCCACAGACAGAAGGACCATGACCCACTGTACCTCTCTCTACAGACAGAAGGACCATGACCCACCGTACCTCTTTATAGACAGAAGGACCATGACCCACCATACCTCTCTCTAGACAGATGAACCATGACTCACAGTACCTCTCTACAGACAGAAGGACCATGACTCACTGTACCTCTCTCTACAGACAGAAGGACCATGACCCACCGTACCTCTCTCTAGACAGAAGGACCATGACTCACTGTACCTCTCTCTACAGACAGAAGGACCACGATCCACCGTACCTCTCTATATAGACAGAAGGACCATGACCCACTGTACCTCTCTCTACAGACAGAAGGACCATGAGCCACTGTACCTCTCTATACAGACAGAAGGACCATGACCCACCGTACCTCTCTCTAGACAGATGAACCATGACTCACTGTACCTCTCTACAGACAGAAGGACCATGACTCACTGTACCTCTCTCTACAGACAGAAGGACCACGATCCACCGTACCTCTCTATATAGACAGAAGGACCATGACCCACTGTACCTCTCTCTACAGACAGAAGGACCATGACCCACTGTACCTCTCTATACAGACAGAAGGACCATGACCCACCGTACCTCTCTCTAGACAGATGAACCATGACTCACTGTACCTCTCTACAGACAGAAGGACCATGACTCACTGTACCTCTCTCTACAGACAGAAGGACCACGATCCACCGTACCTCTCTCTACAGGCAGAAGGACCATGACCCACCGTACCTCTTTATAGACAGAAGGACCATGACCTACTGTACCTCTCTCTAGACTGAAGGACCATGATCCACTGTACCTCTCTCTACAGACAGAAGGACCATGACCCACCGTACCTCTTTACAGACAGAAGGACCAAGACCCTTCGTCACTCTCTCTACAGACAGAAGGACCATGACCCACCGTACCTCTCTCTACAGACAGAAGGACCATGACCCACGGTACCTCTCTCCACAGACAGAAGGACCATGATCCATCGTACCTCTCTACAGACAGAAGGACCATGACTCACTGTATCTCTCTACAGACAGAAGGACCATGACTCACCGTACCTCTCTCTACAGACAGAAGGACCATGACCCACCGTACCTCTCTCTACAGACAGAAGGACCATGACTCACTGTACCTCTCTCTACAGACTGAAGGACCATGATCCATCGTACCTCTCTCTACAGACAGAAGGACCATGACCCACTGTACCTCTCTCTACAGACAGAAGGACCATGACCCACGTCACCTCTCTCCACAGACAGAAGGACCATGACCCACGTCACCTCTCTATAGACAGAAGGACCATGACCCACCATACCTCTCTGTACAGACAGAAGGACCATGACCCACCGTACCTCTCTCTAGACAAAAGGACCATGACCCATCGTACCTCTCTGTACAGACAGAAGGACCATGACCTACTGTACCTCTCTCTAGACAGAAGGACCATGACCCATCGTACCTCTCTCTACAGACAGAAGGACCATGACCCACTGTACCTCTCTCTACAGACAGAAGGAGCATGACTCACCGTACCTCTCTCTACAGACAGAAGGACCATGACCCACCGTACCTCTCTCTAGACAGAAGGACCATGACCCATCGTACCTCTCTGTACAGACAGAAGGACCATGACCTACCGTACCTCTCTCTACAGACAGAAGGAGCATGCCTCATCGTACCTCTCTCTAGACAGAAGGACCATGATCCATCGTACCTCTCTACAGACAGAAGGACCATGACTCACCGTACCTCTCTCTACAGACAGAAGGAGCATGCCTCACCGTTCCTCTCTCTAGACAGAAGGACCATGACCCACTGTACCTCTCTACAGACAGAAGGACCATGATCCATCGTACCTCTCTACAGACAGAAGGACCATGACCCACCGTACCTCTCTACAGACAGAAGGACCATGACCCACCGTACCTCTCTACAGACAGAAGGACCATGATCCACCGTACCTCTCTACAGACAGAAGGACCATGATCCACTGTACCTCTCTACAGACAGAAGGACCATGATCCACCGTACCTCTCCACAGACAGAAGGACAATGACCCACCGTACCTCTCCACAGACAGAAGGACCATGATCCATCGTACCTCTCTACAGACAGAAGGACCATGATCCATCGTACCTCTCTACAGACAGAAGGACCATGATCCATCGTACCTCTCTACAGACAGAAGGACCATGATCCATCGTACCTCTCTACAGACAGAAGGACCATGATCCATCGTACCTCTCTACAGACTGAAGGACAATGACCCACCGTACCTCTCTACAGACTGAAGGACAATGACCCACCGTACCTCTCTACAGACTGACAGGTATGAGATATGATGTTGTGTCTAACATTTTACGTTGTGACTTTTCCCTTCCAGGAAGACAATTAAGTTGATAAGTTCTATCAATATCTATGTGAGTGGTCTGAGTAGTATTTCTTACCTTTAGTTCGGACAGCTGTTCCTCGTCTGGACTGTACAAGATCAAGCTTACGACACACTTGTCTGCTAAAGGTGAGAGAAGCAAGTAGCTCTTGTCTTGTATAATCTGATGTTCTACAGCAGTCACTTTTCCAAACCATTCCACATCCAGACCATGAAAAGATCTTATAGGAACAGCACCTGTAAAATAACATTTCATATAGATCCTCAAAACAGATTTGATATACATCCCTGTTACAGATTTTATACACATTGCTTGTAACAGATTTTATATAGTCACACCCCTGTAACAGATTTTATATTGTCACACCCCTGTTACAGATTTTATATAGTCACTTCCCTGTTACAGATTTTATATAGTCACATCCCTGTAACAGATTTTATATAGTCGCACCCCTGTAACAGATTTTATATAGTCACACCCCTGTAACAGATTTTATATAGTCACACCCCTGTAACAGATTTTATAGTCACGCTCCTGTAACAGATTTCATATAGTCACACCCCTGTAACAGATTTTATAAAGTCGCACCCCTGTAACAGATTTTATATAGTCACACCCCTGTAACAGATTTTATATAGTCACACCCCTGTAACAGATTTTATATAGTCACACCCCTGTTACAGATTTTATATAGTCACACCCCTGTAACAGATTTTATATAGTCACCCCCTGTAACAGATTTTATATAGTCACATCCCTGttacagattttatataatcaCACCCCTGTAACAGATTTTATATAGTCGCACCCCTGTAACAGATTTTATATAGTCACATAGTATTTGTTTCTACCTGAAACATCCTGGATATACGGTGTCATGATAGCACCAAGTCTCTCCACCACCACAATGGACAGTTCTTTGAATCGCTGTTTCAGTCGAGGATGAACTACTCGCTGACAAAGAAGAATTCCCACATTATTCGCTGCCAATTTTTCGCAGAATTCCTCCAAAATGTCCAGTAAAAAGTATTCTGTGTCCACAGACACATCAGACTCAAACTGCATGCTGCCTACCTCCTCTGTATCACCAGACATTGACGCTGTTACCAAGGCAACTAGGACGTGAGAGGAATCACTTGTGGCcgttaatgtatgtatgttttgtttggaaTGTGACGCTATTTCTGGGCACTGAAGAAGGAGTCCATGAAGAACGGAGGATTTCTCCATTGATTCCCCCTCTATTGCCACCATGTTAACACAGTCGGACAACTGCTGCACGGCATTACAGTTGGGTAGCGATGACAGGAAACTCTCCAATATCAGGTTACTATATAACCTCATGTGTTTCATTGAGAATCGACACTGAGGTTTGGAAATAAGGATGCTTTTTACCACTgatgacatttgttttaaatctgAGAACACAACATCTGTCTGAATATCACTATTACCTCTGAGATATTCTACACACATACCCAGGAAGATTTCATATAGATCAGTTAGTATTCTCCTGCTTGTGTCTAGCTTTAATGATTCCAATATCAAACTGAGGCTGACTGACATCAACAAATGTCCACCATCactaaatgtttttaaatgtcCCTGTGCAGTGCTTACAATCAATTTTACTACAGGATTGGAGAAAGACATTGCATTCAGTAACCTTGATGAAGTAGAGGTCATAGTTAAATGGCCTCCAACTGAGTTTTGTACCATTTTGACTTTGCCCGAAGGTCCTCTTGAAGAAGATGTTATTTGTTCCATCAGTATTAAACCGTTCAATATCTGGTCATTCTCCAGTGTAAGGGGATTTATGTGAGACTCTGTCTTTGCATCCACACGATTTGTCGTCTTCGACTGTGATTGCATTTCTGAGTTTGGTGACAATCCTGATGATGAATTTGAATGTGTAATGTATCAACTGACAGCTCTAACCTCATTCATTTCCAGTAACCTGTCAAAAGAAACATTGATAGACAAGTCCTTACATTGTTACTTATGTCAGCAGGAAAAATCCCATCACCCAATCTTCCTCCCACTTTGGTGACTTTGAATTTATCTGGGTCACATCCTGAATCATTGTCTGAAGatttgattaatttgaaactttCAAAGTTAATTATTAACAGTTTAAATGTTTTAAGCATTAATAGACCCATGTCGCCTTTCCATGTATCTGCTAAActgttacatattacatatatttctcAATATTCTGAAAAAGTTGTAACTAGTTGAAAATGAACAATCTTCTGTTGAAACATAGAAAACTTATTTTCTGTAAAAGTATCATTTACAGAAATTTACTACAACCTAACAATTTTTGTTAAGCTCAGAACTGGAATAAAACTAAAAACAGGTCTAGGCTGATGTTCAATCCATCGATGAGTAGacaaaattttgttgaaattaaataCTAAAAACACAGAACACCACTGTAAAAAAATTAACTTTACTTACATTGTTAACTTGTGGTCTACCATCCCCCTAAAACTTCTTTTCTGCTTGCTCTTGACGCTCTCTCCTCCTTTTTGCATCAACTCTTTTCTGTAGTTCTACCACTTCTTTGTATTCCTTAGGAGTCCCAAACCATTCTTCACCATTTTTATATAAAGCATATAGTCCAACACCTACAAACACACCGTAGGCCAGGAGTCCCCTCGCATTCTTggtttttaataattttgataacGGTGTCTTTGCCTCGTTCATTCTGGAATATTCAGACTTTTCAGTTCTGTAAAATAatcaaaaagaaatatttaacaatatgaAACATGTTGCCCAAATGGCAGCCCTTTCGTCATTCatctgtttttaattttaactaaatgtatgtttatggAAGCATattgaacaaataaaataaaacgaCCATGTTCATTCCAGACAAGAGaaccatgggccttaacggtcacctgagttctgaATTACATAATGATAGTTGATGCTTTTGTTcgaaaattttaaaagaatcTTAACACATAtgaccagtgtgaccttgaaggtaGGTCAAGATTTGTTACTCTCATTCAATTTAACAAACTTTTTAACAAACAATTTGTTATAAATCAAagcatttgacctctgtgaccttgaaagtacatcaaggtcattcatttaaacaccttcggtagccctttatcccagtaTGCTACTGGTCCAATATCATGGCCATAGGCCTCTTGCATTGGTTAATGACAAGATGTTATAAATAAGATTTTACCATATTTGACCACTGTTACATTGACAGTAGGTCacagtcattcatttgaacacctTTGGTAGCTCTTTGTCCctgcatgctactggcccaatatcctGACCCTAGGCATCTTAGTTTATGAGTAGTCAtctaaagattttaacacattttactcctgtgaccttgaaagtagacCAAGGTTATTGATTCAAATCAACTTTGTAGTTCTTGGatcattccagcatgctactg
This DNA window, taken from Pecten maximus chromosome 3, xPecMax1.1, whole genome shotgun sequence, encodes the following:
- the LOC117323804 gene encoding McKusick-Kaufman/Bardet-Biedl syndromes putative chaperonin-like; the encoded protein is MQSQSKTTNRVDAKTESHINPLTLENDQILNGLILMEQITSSSRGPSGKVKMVQNSVGGHLTMTSTSSRLLNAMSFSNPVVKLIVSTAQGHLKTFSDGGHLLMSVSLSLILESLKLDTSRRILTDLYEIFLGMCVEYLRGNSDIQTDVVFSDLKQMSSVVKSILISKPQCRFSMKHMRLYSNLILESFLSSLPNCNAVQQLSDCVNMVAIEGESMEKSSVLHGLLLQCPEIASHSKQNIHTLTATSDSSHVLVALVTASMSGDTEEVGSMQFESDVSVDTEYFLLDILEEFCEKLAANNVGILLCQRVVHPRLKQRFKELSIVVVERLGAIMTPYIQDVSGAVPIRSFHGLDVEWFGKVTAVEHQIIQDKSYLLLSPLADKCVVSLILYSPDEEQLSELKTLCSTCLLSLRRLVHSPHALFGAGCWQTHLSAVLKKKVKADRVDIMKKTGCTMQSLMQACKVFTNTLEKIAIGTVNDGHDHMSDSEYGHHWCLPKGSNSNTDVALECSCGAFKQNLSQLFYLGEFSGTVEQTGSKTLPAWIFQDPCNGFGCSSRFVSIMCISSDIRCSHGQYCLIYRTFYTGHQLTTQMFLSTGISKMTMFSLKGLRICSLQ